From a single Callithrix jacchus isolate 240 chromosome 5, calJac240_pri, whole genome shotgun sequence genomic region:
- the STH gene encoding LOW QUALITY PROTEIN: saitohin (The sequence of the model RefSeq protein was modified relative to this genomic sequence to represent the inferred CDS: inserted 1 base in 1 codon; deleted 1 base in 1 codon; substituted 1 base at 1 genomic stop codon) gives MHPILPQYPDCRPGIPRITSSYVTGSTRKPACEWMIQVARDRTLSLAWAVAPLSAPSSSEVGLEGVGTIWPSSXSSEESSRNGXERRQQLSIEGPFQGQTCPSHPVLLCPCPPMRGKSQATSCQV, from the exons ATGCACCCCATCCTGCCCCAGTACCCAGACTGCCGCCCAGGCATACCAAGGATCACCTCGAGTTACGTGACAGGCAGCACCCGAAAG CCGGCTTGTGAGTGGATGATTCAGGTTGCCAGAGACAGAACCCTCAGCTTGGCATGGGCAGTAGCTCCCCTGTCAGCCCCGAGTTCATCTGAGGTTGGCTTGGAAGGTGTGGGCACCATTTGGCCCAGTTCTTaaagctctgaagagagcagcaggaATG CTGAACGAAGACAACAACTTTCCATCGAAGGCCCCTTTCAGGGCCAGACCTGCCCCTCGCACCCTGTGCTTCTCTGCCCCTGC CCGCCCATGAGGGGCAAGAGTCAGGCAACCTCATGCCAAGTGTAG